tgaatagacacttctctaaagaagacatcaagattgccaacaggcacatgaaatgatgctcaacatcgctcctcatgagggaaatacaaatcaaaaccacactcagatatcacctcacgccagtcagagtggccaaaatgaacaaatcaggagactatagatgctggagaggatgtggagaaacgggaaccctcttgcactgttggtgggaatgcagactggtgcagccgctctggaaaacagtgtggaggttcctcaaaaaattaaaaatagacctaccctatgacccagcagtagcactactaggaatttacccaagggatacaggagtactgatgcataggggcacttgtaccccaatgtttatagcagcactctcaacaatagccaaattgtggaaaaagcctaaatgtccatcaactgatgaatggataaagaaattatggtttatatacacaatggagtaccacgtggcaatgagaaagaatgaaatagggccctttgtagcaacgtggatggaactggagagtgtgatgctaagtgaaataagccatacagagaaagataccatatggtttcactcttatgtggatcctgagaaacttaacagaaacccatgggggagaggaaagaaaaaaaaaagaggttagagtgggagagagccaaagcataagagactcttcaaaactgagaacaaactgagggttgatggggggtgggagggaggggggggtgggagggaggggagggtgggtgatgggtattgaggagggcaccttttgggatgagcactgggtgttgtatggaaaccaatttgacaataaatttcatatattgaaaaataaaattaaattaaaaaaaacagaacaaactgagggttgatgggggggtgggagggaggggagggtaggtgatgggcattgaagagggcatcttttgggatgagcactgagtgttgtatggaaaccaatttgacaataaatttcatatattaaaaaaaaaagatccatcctACTGTCTGTTGTCATGGTAACAGAAGGATCCTCTGCGGGTGCCTGATCAACTCACCCACCACCAAAGTCCGTCTTCTTGACTGACCAGCACATGCAACCCACCCCATCCTCTCCTCTCACATCTGctgttcctcctctcccctcactctGCTGGGGGCACAGTGGCCTCTGGTGTCCTTCAGATATCCGAGGTCCCCTCCCTCCTTCAGAATGCATTCGtctcctggggctgccataacacagCATGAGACAGACATCTGTGGTGTCACAACTGAGGCTGAtggaagcctgagatcaagatgtcttgcaaggttggttccttctggaggctctgaaggaCAAACTgtcccaggcctccctcccagcTTCTGGGGGTTGCCCACAACCCTTTGCATTCCTTGAGGGGGTAGATACATCATGCCAATCCCTGCTTCTGTCTCACATGGTCAAGCCCTGTCTTCAGTGCAGGcctctgtgtccaaatctcccaGTTTTATAAGGACACCCATCATTGGGTCAAGACCTACCCTGATCCAGTGTGGCCTCATCTTCCTTACATGTGCAAacaccttatttttctttctttttttttttttttttaaatcttttcatgtttttattcatttttgaaagacagagcacaagcaggggtggggcagagaggggggggtggaacacagaatctgaagccggccccaggctctgagctgtcagcacagagcccgatgtggggcttgaacccacgaaccgtgagccaaagtcggacgccaaaccaactgagccacccaggtgcccctgaactacTTATTTCTAGAGAAGGTTGTATTCTGAGGTTCCACGTGGACATGAAATTTGGGGTGTAAAATACTGAacccagagtgtgtgtgtgtttgtactgCATATACCTTGTCGTGAATTTATCAACTTCCAGTGTtacctgaaattattattttactctttCACCTTCCTATTCCCACCAACATCCTAAATATATATCcctgatattttaattaaatagagCTTTGTATAGCAACAAAATGACACCCTGTTTACTTTTCACTGGTGAgacttatatataaaaatattttatctatttacatttatGGGTTGTCAAATCAGCCTTGCAGTTTTTCATTTAAGACAATTCTTGTCCATATTCTCATACATGCTTAGTCATAGTACCAGCTACATATGACCTCATGGATTTTCTCCTTatgaatcaatttttaaaattcttatctaTTAAGACTTTTGTGATTAACATGATTGTAGTACATTAATAAGACTAAGATAATGACTTTGTCGGTGCCCTGAGCCAAAGACCACCAGGACCACACCTGTAGTCAGAGAGGATCATCCTGGATTAGCGCATCAAATGACCACAACTCATGAAGGAGGGTAGAGGTGTCAGTGTGAGGGGCACACTGTGACATGAGTCACGTGAGGACGTGTTCTGACATGTCACATTCAGACATGTGATGGATGATGTGTGTGGGATGTTCTCCTTTACTCTAGACCGGGTGCTGTCTAATCCAGATACCATCAGGAGGTACGTGTAAATTTATCATTGAAAAATTATCATAGttcttatctgtttttattttttgaaaatgtttatctattggtgcacctgggtggttcagttggttaagcatcccactttggctcaggttatgaactcatgggtcttgagtttgagccccacatggggctggctctctgttgtcagcatggagcctgcttccaattctctgtcaccctctctctctctgccactcccttgcttgccctctctcaaaaataattaataaattaaaaaatatttcgagagagaaaaagagagagcaggggaggggcagagagagaggaagagagagaatcccaagcaggctccacgctatcagcagagagcccaccgtggggctcaatctcatgaaccatgaaatcacgtcCTCAGCCAAAAGCAAGAcccggatgctgaactgactgaaccacccaggtgcccacacagTTCTTATCTAGAAAAAAGAATGCAGTGCAGCTCAAACTATGAATAAAGAGGCAGCCAGCACATCAGCAAGAAACAGGGAATATTTGGTGAGTTTTATGGACTGGACTCTATTTTCAAGCCTTTTACAGACATGACCATAACATGGTCTTCATGTGCCTCGACACATCACAGACAAGGAAGTGCCTCGTCCGAGGACAGGTGGGTGAATGGTTTCTGCTCAGCGAGAGAATGTCACAGCCCAGTACTGAGTGCCGGGCCGGCTTCCGTGTCTGAGGCTATGACTGCCATTGTCGCTGTGTGAACACTTGACCTGCTGCTTACTCATATCCGGCAGTGTGTTCCTTCCATAAAGGAACTCCACCAACATATATAAATCCAGTTTCCCCTGAGCAAAATCTGTAAGATAGATATTTTTTATCTCCTTGTCTGAGTTGCCTGAGGCCTACAAATGCAGGTGATTTTCCAGAGGACACAAGAGGAAAGGAAGCACTCAGGATGGTCACTGAAACTGAGCCTTCTTTCCCAGATTCTATACTGTCCAGTAATAAATAATGAGCCTCCCTCATGCCCCACACCGTCGGCCCAGAGCACACAGTGATGTTCCATGCCGATCCAGGCACTGCAGACACTTGCCCACATGGCCTTGTGCTCATGGCCGCCCACCCTCTTGCTCTGCTCGCTCGCCCCCGTGGTGCTCCCCAGTGTCACCCCCTCTTTACATGCACTGACTGTCCTAGGATGTGATCATAATACACGATTATCCTGGGCCTTTCTGTGCACCTGGGTTGGTCACACGAACTGGCTAGCCACTAAAGGCACACAGAACACGTGCAGAGTCACAGCCTACAGACATCAATGGGCATCCCAGCAAAACTTCTCAGTCAGAATCTGAAGGCACTACAAAGAATAGAACTCCAGCTTCAGAAGGAAAACTGCCACTGGGTATGCAGAAGGGCTAACAACTTATAAGCCAGTTTGACAATGTATGTCATGGGTCTGCTAAGAAAAAGAGCGTTCCATGGAATATGTCCAGCTTGAACTCTTTTCCACCGGTGATGAAACAGAAGCGTGGTTCTGATCCacagcttccatgctgttctagTTCAGTGCAGCTATATCTGAGCCTTATTAGTGTGTGGTATCCATGTGACCAGTGGTCGTATCGATTGGTGAACTGAGGACAGCAGAGAGGAAGGCCCATTCTGACAGTGGTTGGAATGACTAGACATAAGCATTCCTCTCTGCAAACACTGTACAGATATCTTGATTTTCCATTTAAACTACCACATTCCTGAACATTCCCTTTACCatttccttcccccagccccagtgGGACTGCTCACCTCACACATCATCTCAGACATGAAGCCCAACTCCACCCGAAATACAACCAGACTCCCACCACACCCAGGACCAGGGCATCATCCCTGGAGGCCATGTGACACAGAGATAGAAACTGATCTGTGTCCAATGGGGGCGGACCAACAGAAGCATGAGTGGTctgcaggaaaagggaaaggcCTGGCCCATTTTTCCTCCACTGGAAATAAGGAAACACCTCTGAGTGAAGCATTACCAATCAATTACCCATCCTTCATGGGAAGAAACATCCTTTTCAGCACAATTTCTAGCAGGGAGGAAGTACAGGTTTCCATTCTGGTGTCGATTTTCAAGTAAACATCTAAGAGCTATTTTGGACAACAAACATTGGAAAGATGCCTTTCCAGATATTAGCAGTGTCCCCAAGGCAGTTATGCCCGGAGCTCCATATAAGGACTCATTCCCACCACCACTAGACTCACCTCATCAGCAACACTGTTTCTTCTAGTCGTTCACAGACAAGTAGGGAAGATGCGTGTGTCTGGCTCCTCCTCCCATATTTTTGAGCAGGACAGTCACAGCCCAGCTGATGACAGACCATCACAGCTCTGCCGTTGAGAGGTGGTCATAGACCAGCCAATGAGAAGGCACCATCTTCAAACCCCCAGTTTGTCCCAACGGACTTTTTCTTTACCACAACCCCTCCCAACTCTCCCCATTTCCTGTAAAAGAgcatcctctccttccttctctgaactTGCCCATGGATCGGCCATTTCTTGCCTGTCCTGATTTGCAATCCTTGCTATTCCCAATAAACTCGTTTTTGCTTGTAAAATAATAGACACTTAAAATTAACCTCACTTTGGGGTCAGAAACCGCACCTGTTAGAAGTGTGCTTTCAGTCCTACTCCTGTGCGGACTCAGACTCTTCCTACCTGGACCTGCGCAGGCCTTTGGATCATGGCCTTTTGAAACCAGCCAGTTTGCAGGAAACTGTGGTTTTTAGGAGTTTTAGGAGATCCCAGTCATCGGATGCCTTGAGGAAAGAGACCACATTCGGATCCAGACAAACCTCCTCAGGACTGCGGATCGCCGACACGTCTCCTTTTGATTGGTGGCATTTTACACGTCACTCCTCTGAACAATGAAGACTTTTCATAGTTTACTGATAGGTCTTTTAAATAGGATGGAAGTGGTAAATATTCGCTTGGGTGTGCTATCggaaatcttttttgttttttaaataacagtgtatcattttttaaaactatcttgACAGCCACtatggggatcgaacccacaactCTAAGTGCAAGAGTTGcccactccactgactgagccagccagcctgcaagacctttttttttttttttttcaacattttttatttatttttgggacagagagagacagagcatgaacgggggaggggcagagagagagggagacacagaatcagaaacaggctccaggctccgagccatcagcccagagcctgacgcggggctcgaactcacggaccgcgagatcgtgacctggctgaagtcggacgcctaaccgactgcgccacccaggcgcccctgcaagacCTTTTTTAAAAGGTACTACGGGAGCAATGCTTTCCCTTTCACATCCAGCCCAGTAGTATGAGTTACAAACTGCCACTCGGCCATATGCCTTAGCCACgggcaaaaccaaaaacatttagCCCGATAGTTGATATGCACTTGGGGTACCTCAGGACTCTGGAATATTATGGAAACAATGAGGTGTTTTTATATCCAATGGGGATAAAACTGAAGAGGTTCCTATGTCCAAAAATTATCAGATGCTATATTTTGGCCAGCTGATCTGGCTGATATTAGGGGTACTAGGCACCCCAGGTATTATGTCCTGGGGGCCAGAGGAAAGTACCTCATAAGGATTTCCACCACAATCACTGCTCATGGAAACAAACGGGCAAACCTGAGTCATGGTCCAAAGGGATGTCCTTCAAAGTCACAACTTGACACAAAATTGACTGACACCAAAAATTAGtcccaaaaaagaaacaatattggAAGTTTACCAATTGTCCATTcaataaaaagagagaactcggggcacctgggtgactcaggcagttaaacatctgactcttgacttccactcaggtcatgatcttgcaattcgtgggatcaagccctgcatcgggttgcatgtggacagtgtggagcctgcttggaattctctctgcccctcccccactctctcaaaacaaataaacaacaaaaaaaagagaactgatgTGAAAATATATCCTTTAATAATAAGGATTGAATAGAAGAGTTGGTACTGACTCAGGAAATTCCAGTATCTGCAACAGAGAACAGAACTTTCAACAATAGAAGTCTACATGTTGTGATCATATACTAGAAACATTCTGCAAGgtgaaattaaagaaatctttttctataattatatAAAGTTGTACACACattgccacacacacactctctctcttctcactcttGGGTCTGAGATATATACTATTGGAAAGGAGACATGTTGTGCATAACAGTGTGATTACTTGAAATCTGAGACAACAACATCTATGTTGTACAGatgcagaggagaaagaaggccaCTTAAAACCAGTAGCATTCATATCAGTGACATGAACTAGGAATTCATACATTTGGGATCCCCATTAAGGAAGAGGCACTTTGAAAGACAAAGTCATATTCATAACAATGAAAAGATTTCTGTCCTGCCGGAATTTTTGTGAACAAAATACATCAAGTTCTATACCTGATGTTTTTCCAAAATCTTGTTTGTTCAGGATCATCTCCAGTGTGTTGGCTCACATTCCCaataaaattttaagggagaATAAATGCTTTCCCACAGTGTGTCTGTGCTCACAGATTCCTGGGATACCTGAAGGCTTTTCCATGGTGCTGAAGTTCATAGGGTTTCACGTCACTGTGCTTGCCCGTGTGTGTGTCCttgaagggaagagagacaaacGAAGGCTTTCCCACAGAGCAGACATTTACGAAGTTTCCCCAGTGTGTGTTCTCACATGTACCTGCTGATGTGTGTGATCCCAGGAGGCCACGCTGCTTATTCAGTTTCACTGCACTGTGCGTGTTCGAGTGACGTTTGAAATGTTCACGCTTCTGGAAAGTTTGTCCACACTCCTTAAAATCATGGTGTCTCTCCCCAGTGTGTGTCCACGTGTGTGTTTCCAGGTGTGATGGACACTTGAGGGCCCTCCCACACTGCGGACATTCATAGGGTCACTTTCTAGTGTGTGTCCTAATGTGCACTCGCAGGTTCTCAGAGGAGGTGAAGGCTTTCTCGCAGTGCTGACATTTATAGGGCCTCTCCCCAGTGTGTGTCCGCACATGTATTTGTAGGTCTCTGTGATacctgaaggctttcccacactccTCGCATTCATAGGGTTTCACTACATTGTGAGTGGTCATGTGACGTTGAAAAGGTCGATGCTTCCGGAAGGTTTCCCCACACTCCTTACATTCCAAGTGTCCATCCCCCGAGTGTCTTCTCGCAGTATGTAGTACAAGGGTATGGTGTCGAATGAAGGCTTTTCCACAGTGCTGACATTTATAGGGTCTCTCCCCAGTGTGTGTCCTCACATGAGCTTGCAGACTTGAGTTGTACCTGAAGGTTTTCCCACACTCCTGACATTCATAGGGTCTCTCCCCCGTGTGTGTCCGCATATGTTCTCGCAGATTTCCAAGATatctgaaggctttcccacattgcTGACATTCAAAGGGTCTTTCCCCCGTGTGTGTTCTCATATGGATTCGCAGATCTGTCTGATCCCGGAAGGCTCTGCCACACTGCTTACATTCACAGGGTTTCACCATACTGTGCATGGTCATGTGCCGATTAAAATGTCCACAATTCCaaaaagatttcccacattccttacatttataGGGTCTGTCCCCTGTGTGTGTTCTCACATGTCTTACAAGGGAACTGCGACCAGAGAAGGCTTTCCCACAGTGCTGACATTCATAGGACTTCTCCCCAGTGTGTGTTTTCTTATGTGTCCGCAAGCTTGACTTATACCTGAAGACTTTCCCACACACGTCACATGCATGGACTCTCTTTCCACAGTCACCTCGCACATGACCCTGAAAGGAAGACGTGCGAGTGAAAGCTTTTCCACATTTCTTGCACTCTAGAGATTTTTTACTACTGAGCCTCTTCGATGTCTTAGATACTCTCCCAGTGTCCTGACTTTCATCGGGTTCCTCTATAAGGTCTGTGTCCGTGTGAGTGCTGAGGCTCACGACGCAGCTGCAGGCTAGCCCACACTCCTCACCGGGACTAGGTTTGAGTCCTGGGTGAGATCCTCTTGGCTTCCCAAGGAAGGAACCATCTGCGAAGGCTTCTCTACGCTTAGCATGTTGACAGGATTTGCCTCTAGTAGGATAACCCTCATGCACAGTAAGACTTGTAATCGGGTTCAGGGTTTCTCCACATGGATCTCCTTCAATACGTTCACAGACACTCTCCACCAAAGGACTTCTGTTCAAAATAGGAAGGCACATGGTTAGGGAATAATGCTTATAAGCGATCTCTTTATTAATTAATGATATATTAATGTTTGTTAATCATTATTGGACTACCTAATGGCCATTGTCAATGAATGGGTATGTTTGTGGCACTGTCTCCATGCTTACAAAGTGGTACAAGCTTACTGCTCTGGCTAAGGACTCAAACAAAGTCATAACTTTCTGGGCTTCTTACATATAGTTTTCCCTGATCATTCTTCCCAACTGAATTGTTTTATAGATGATCAATATCTACAATGCATTTATAAAAACTTTgtcttgtggggcgcctgggtggctcagtcggttaagcatccgacttcagctcgggtcacgatcccacagtttgtgggtttgagcctcgtgtcgggctgtgctgacagctcagagcctggagcctgctttggattccgtgtctccctctctctctgttcctcccccactcatgctttgtctctctctctctctcaaaaataaacattaaaaaaaaattaaaaaaaaacaaaaacctctgtcTTGTGAAAATTCCGACTGCACAATTGTTGTGCTAGGTTTACAGCTGTTCTTTAATTTCTAGTCTCATAACCGCCAACATCCCCGTTCCTCCCATGCAAGTGTCAGTCACCTTGAATGCTCTTCCTGGGTTTGCAGGTGATCTCCTCTGCTACAAAATGTCTGCTTTTCTCCAAAAACAGAACACGAATCTTTTCTTGTAAATATTCCTGTTTTGTCTTCTCCCGGTGGCTCATTCAGCAAAATGCTCCACTGAAGCCTTGATGCACTTGTGTTACCTTGACTTCGACAACCTGCAAGAATTAGTAGCGTAATTTAATTTCTTGGGAATGGTCGATGTTTCAAGATAAGAAACAGACCTTACATCGACTTCCAGTCACATACTGATCCCAAAATGTAAATGAAGTTTGTCAGGAAGAACGGACACATGACCACAGAAAAATTCTGGGGACCCTAGTGGTTTGGGACTTTGCCATTAAGAAGAGTGTATGAAATGGCAGCCTCTTTACTCAGCAATACTTCAAAATATATGGAGACCAATGTGGAGATAAGTATTATCAGATTATTATCAGATACTAACTAGGCAAGATACACACAGCCACCCCTACCTCTACAAGAGGAACACAAAAGGCTCACTTTGAGGGTGAGAATGGATGAAAAGTCTGGCAGGGAAGCCAAGTGAATGACAAACATCATCTTCTCACAGAAAGACTGAGTCACCTTTCTAATGGACATGTCCAAATGCTTTTCCCTTCTCTGGCACCTGGTGCACCCGAGGGTTGCTGGTCTGTCCTGAAGGCACAGAGGCCCTCGGTGAAGCCTTCTGCACTGTCCCAGTTGCCAACGGGAGGTCGGGTGGTGTGTGTGGCTACTGCCCTGCCCCTGGAGAACAGCTCAGCAGGGGGCAGTATTTGAAGGGCATCAAGCAATTTGGAAGATGGATTCATAGTCTTCAAGGTCATTGCTAATGGAtacctgtgttttgttttgtttttagtggaaGCATATTGATTTACACTATTGTCAGTTGTACAACATACAACTATATGTtggacaattatatacattaaaaagtgCTCACCATAATAAGTGCAATTACTGTCACTATACAAAACTACTATAAAATTATTGACCATATTCTCTGTGctctacttttccttccttccttatttattCAATAAGTGCAAATCTGTTCTTCTCAATCCCCTCCATGATTTCACCTGTCTCTCCATCCCCTTCCAATCTCACAAACACcattttattctctatagttcTAAGTCTATCCttattttttgctgtttgttCGTTCATTATGttctttagatttcacatataaaagacagtgtttgtctttctgtcttatttacttggaataataccctctagatccatccaagTTGTCACAAATTGCAAGACTTCATCCATTTCATATTGCTGAGTGATAGTCCCTTGTATGTAGATACCACATCTTcactatccattcatctgttgatggacacctgcattgtttccatatcttgagaATAGTGACTAATGCCACAAAGAATGTGGGGGTGCCTGTATCTTACTGTCCTGGTTTTTCCTTTGGTGAACTACCCAGAAATGCAATTATGGAACATATGGTACTTATGTTTAGCTTTTTgtggaagctccatactgttttccaacgtggctgcaccagtttaaatcccaccaacaatgatgagtttccttttctccacatcctcaccaatacttgtgaTATCCTGTGTTTTTTGAAGGTAGCCATTCTGGCTGCTTTAAGGTGacagctcattgtggttttgatttgcatttctctgaggaTAAGTGCTATTGAGCAGCTTTTCGTGTGCTAAGTGGCCAACTCTATATCTCCTTTAGGAAAATGTCTGTTATGTTCCTcatcccattttttatttttccttttgtttcccttacctgaaGGGAGAATTCCACAAAAATATTGCCAAGGCTGATGACGTCCATGAGTTtatctcctctgttttgtcttaAGAGGTATGTGGGTTCAAGTCTTACGCATAAGTATCTAATCCAtattgagtttacttttgtgtgagATGATGTAAGAAGGTGGTCGAGCCTTACTTTTGCAGGTAGCTGTCTCATttttctaacaccatttattgaagagacagtctttttcccattgtatataaTCAGATCCTTTTTTTATGGATGatttgaccatataagcatgggtttatttctggactctcttctgttctcttgatctataggtctctttttgtgccagtacgaTACTGTTTTGTTTCgtatagttttgtagtatagtttgaaatctgggactgTTGTATCTTCAGCTTTGGTATGCTTTCTTTCTCAGCATTGCTTTAGTTATTTGGAATCTTTActgtttcaataaaaattttagaatttttgctctagttctttgaaaaatattattagtatgtcaatagggattgcattgaatatgtagagtgCTTTTCATAGTATgggcatttttaacaatattaacccTTACAATCCATGACAATGgtatatctttccacttattgtgtccttttcaattcattcattaaatgtcTTACACtttcagagtacaggcctttcaACTTCATTGAGTATATTTATTCactatattttcttgtttttgaaggAACTGAACatgagattgctttcttaattcctctttctgccATTTTGTTATTATAGAAAAACAACAGACTTAGGTATTATTACTTTTGTATCTTTCAATGATTCTAGTTCTAATAGTACTTGGTGAAGTTTCAAGGATTTTCTATAAATAGTTTCAaatcatctgcaaatattgaCCATATTTTCATCTTCCTTAACAGTTTGCATATTTCTTAATCTTGTCTGACTTGtttggttaggacttccagtactatgttaaatcaaagtggtgagagtggacatcgtTTTTTGTTCCTGATCACAGAGGAAAAACTTTTGGCTCTTGACCACTGAGTATGGTAGCTATGGGTTTGTCATATGTGGCCTATATtctgttgaggtatattccctgtATACAcactttttgagagtttttatgaGGAATGGAGGTTCAATTTTGTCCAAAGATTTTCTACATC
This DNA window, taken from Neofelis nebulosa isolate mNeoNeb1 chromosome 4, mNeoNeb1.pri, whole genome shotgun sequence, encodes the following:
- the LOC131510832 gene encoding LOW QUALITY PROTEIN: zinc finger protein 709-like (The sequence of the model RefSeq protein was modified relative to this genomic sequence to represent the inferred CDS: substituted 1 base at 1 genomic stop codon), which produces MTMHSMVKPCECKQCGRAFRDQTDLRIHMRTHTGERPFECQQCGKAFRYLGNLREHMRTHTGERPYECQECGKTFRYNSSLQAHVRTHTGERPYKCQHCGKAFIRHHTLVLHTARRHSGDGHLECKECGETFRKHRPFQRHMTTHNVVKPYECEECGKAFRYHRDLQIHVRTHTGERPYKCQHCEKAFTSSENLRVHIRTHTRKXPYECPQCGRALKCPSHLETHTWTHTGERHHDFKECGQTFQKREHFKRHSNTHSAVKLNKQRGLLGSHTSAGTCENTHWGNFVNVCSVGKPSFVSLPFKDTHTGKHSDVKPYELQHHGKAFRYPRNL